gatgaggcgcgccatctatcattctacgagctttgtaattacaaactgggtatttttaattacttttctacactaatcaccctcatgaatttataattatagtctgatttcatgcaaatgagggcattgcatgatcttaagtgtggggaagggttataaattctctcggttttgcacttagtttatttgccaaattttgtgaataaattctctcgggtttgcacttagtttatttgccaaattttgtgaaaatttgaaaaattttcaactaaatgaagtcaaaatcatgtttatacatatttatgaacgatgaaaactaggtgttaataccgaaattatcgttacctcggaaaggacataaattgagaaacaccctaaaacgattgaattcatttaaaatggaataaaggagaataaaaaggcaaagaaagaaactaagtgtggggagaatgtaccaagttatttaattaaaaactatctatcacatgtttctgtaaagttattgcaggtacttttgttttggacgattttaatcagttttacccgatttactgtaatatatttgaaagaaaagatggatctacacgatgaatcaattccatcattaaaaggaagtaaagtcttccgaaaaagaaacgcgcttcttgatttaggtcatgaagttgtcgtccagaccagctgtaggttgacgaaaaatctagaaaagtcatctctaaaatcagcaggaaatccacggacctcaacatcaaacagggtcgccaagtggtcagatttatcctaaccatgagaaggatttatctcgtacaatggggggcaccgtgcaaattagcttgataagactaatgaatcagatccccaaaaaggataatctccttaaaagatcaaaaatcagcttttaagactgatattactcaatccttgagattgaccttaaagattgagaattcaaactcatggaattcaatgatatctaaactcgagcttgaacgagaaaatattttcaatacgttcattaccattgaacgtaaaatcctaggaattcacctggaattcattaggtcacctgaaccaaatcgggtgtcaaccgtaagaacggtggttgcatagcatggtcgaagacaggaccttgtgtcaaaccgaaaaattataagggtgagctttactattgctcctacaaaggatagtaattgcgtccgacacgttatagaccataatcaaaagcaagtcacgggacattgccttaacagttgcttgttcatcgttttcctttacaaccggacggtagtttaccgaaaggtaatatacgggacaagtaaactggacgtgttgctttcctaattcaaggttagcaagtgggtgacacaaaaccataagttttgagctaaaattttcaaatctgaaacccacaaaacccacaaaaatattttgcaacaccggtgaagggttattccggaaaacttatctagggtaaaagctagattaaattttgaaaaaagatcaaatgtttccttaaggatctatattttcatagtcatgtgggactgtaaaccacatcgttactattattgtttataccgctgtatcaaaatcactgatgtataaagtgtgaagaataaagaagtgattcgtgtgatttaatttcaagttctgtattgcttgaggacaagcaacgttcaagtgtggggatatttgatagtgctccaaatgaacatatatttagtagcaatatcctcccaatatgtaaattatttagttgtaattgtcctattttaagttgtaatcgtttatattaaataagtgcgaagacaaaaggcgaaaacgacgatttgaagacgcaaatgaccaaaaagctcaaatgtacaagatacaatccaagtggttcaatttattgataagaaacgtctaaaaatgacaaaagtacaagttgcggaacgcaaagtacaagatattaaattatacgaaaggacgttcgaaaatccggaaccgggacatgagtcaactctcaacgcgcgacgcaacggtgcaaaaattacaagtcaactatgcacataaataaaatataatatttaaataattcttaaaattatttatatattatattattatttaattacgtcgacaagctaagatccaaaaaattgtgagatgaaaaatcaaactccacgactcgcggagtttgaaggctaaaaactccacgactcgcggagcagccagattccaaaatgcctataaaaggccacgagcttctgcagtttaaaaaaatatatatacataataataataatactctgtaatatatatatatatatatatatatatatatatatatatatatatatatatatatatatatatatatatatatatatatatatatatatatatatatatagtataggttagttttatattagattagtttgggttatgtaaaagttatttttacgggttttgaagtcaaaattctgtccgtataccactacgcgataaatactcaatgtaatttatgttctcctttttaaattaatgtctcgtacttaagttattattatgcttatttaataccgaaataatcatgatgttgggctaaaaatattaaaattgggtaattgggctttgtaccataattggggtttggataaaagaacgacacttgtgaaaattagactatgggctattaatgggttttatattaactaaacaataccttgttaatttaatatacaaaattataatttgacgtatttatatataaccacatacgcttgactgggtacggtgggcaggatatctataaataccaataattattcattttaccggacacggaactggattaatagttaatagacttgttgaaataggggtgaattacattcaagggtaattggtgtaattgttaacaaagtagtaaaaccttggtttacacgcagtcgataacctggtgtattcattaaacaaagtattaaaaccttgttacaattcgaatccccaattagttggaatatttgacttcgggaataagaataatttgacgaaggctttcgctctttatatttatgactgatggactattatggacaaatatgtatggacatattaaataatccaggacaaaggacaattaacccatgggcataaaactaaaatcaacacgtcaaacatcatgattatggaagtttaaataagcataattcctttattttcatatttaattgcacttctaattattgcacttttatttattgttattgtatttaattgcacttttaattatcgtactttttaattatcgcacttttatttatcgaaatttcattatcgttatttattttacgttttaaattaagttatatttattttacattcggttttaactgcgactaaagttttaaaatcgacaaaccggtcattaaacggtaaaaacccccttttatatattattaatataatatattttgtataaatataattgtttaaaaatatagtgtgcaataagcccgctccctgtggaacgaaccagacttactaaaaactacactactgtacgattaggtacactgcctatagtgttgtagcaaggtttaggtatatcccatttgtaaataaataattaaaacttgtgtaattttgtaacgtatttcgtattaaaaaatttagtatatttcgtaccccttcgcttaaACATCAATGTCTTCCAGTTATCACAAGAAGAAACATTGAGTAAAGGATTAGCAGATATAATGAGAGGATATATTTATAACCAAACTGAACTAAATAACATTATCTTATATAAGATCTCTGAGTTATATCATAATCATCAAAATTTGATACTAAATTTAGAAAAGGATCTAGGAACCTTGTCTAAACAATTAGCTGTTAGGGAAACTGGAACATTACCATCTAACACCTTAGAAAATCCGAGAGGAAATCTAGAAGTACAAGCTATAACTACGAGGAGTGGTAAAACAACAAAAGACCCTGTCACACTTAGCCAAGAGGAACCACTTAATGAAGCTAGTACTACAAAAAGTAATGATGAAACTCCCTTGAAGACAGATGTACCTTTTAAGATTGACAAACCTTTGGAACCCGTTCCATACCCTCAACAATTAAGGAAGGCCAAACAACAGAAACGTATAGAGAATTTCGCTAATATGTTTAATAACATAAATGTTAACATTCCTTTAATAGACTTATTGAGAGAAAATCCACATTATGGAAAATATTTAAAAACCCTGTTGTCAAACAAAGGAAAAGATGCCGAAAATTCTTCTAGGTTTATTATCAAAGAATGTAAAGCCATTTTTCAAAAGTTGGATGTACCCGAAAAACTAGGAAATGCAGGAAGTATTACTGTCCCGTGCTCATTTAATGATTCTAGAGTATATCAAGCGTTAGCGGATACCGGAGCTAGTATAAATTTGATGCCCTATTCATTATATAAAAGACTAGGTCTAGGAGAATTAACTCCCACTAGAATGTCTATTTGCCTGGCCGATAGTTCTTTTAATTACCCAATGGGAATAGCCGAAAATATTCAggtaaaaattaataaatttactTTTCCCGCTGACTTTGTTGTCCTATAAATGAAAGAAAATGATAAAATACCAATAATATTAGGATGACCCTTTTTAAGAACTGCTGCTTTTTAATTTCAAATGCAGACTAAGACATATAGTCTTGGGGTAGGAAATGACAGAATTACTTTGAATAATAATCTTGAATTAGATCTCTCTTGTCCAATGATAAAATATATAGAAACTTGTATTGAAGAAGAAGTCAGTGAATTTCTGTCAACTGATATAGCTGAATTTGTGTGTGAAATAAAAGAGGAAAATCTTGATGATGAATTTGAAAAATTAATGAAAGATGAGTTTGTAAAATAAGAAGAACATGAACCTATAACTGATGAACTAAGAATAAAACATTCACTTGAAGTCCTACCAAAATTGGAACTTAAAGAATTGCCTTCTCACTTAGAATACGCTTTTCTAAAAGATAATTCTGAACTTCCTGTTATTATATCTTCCGAGTTATCTGCAAATTAGAAAGATCAACTCTTGGAAGTATTAAGGAAACATAGGAAGGCCTTCGCCCGGAAAACCTCTGATATTCCAGGAATTGACCCCACTTTCTGTACTCATAAAATTTTATTAGAAGAAAACGCAAAACCTGTAATTCAAAGACAAAGTCGTTTAAATCCTAATATGGCTGAAGTAGTAAAAAAGGAAGTTTTAAAATTATTAGACGCATGAATGATTTATCCGATATCCGATAGCCAGTGGGTTAGTCTAGTACAGTGTGTCCCTAAAAAGGGAGGAACTATTGTTGTCCAAAACGAAAATAATGAATTAATTCCCAATCGAACAGTTACCGGTTGGCGAGTTTGTATAGATTACCGTAAATTAAACGAAGCCACTCGAAAAGATCATTTTCTGCTTCCATttgttgatcaaatgattgaacgattagctggAAAGGAATACTATTGTTTCTTAGATggtttctctggatactttcaaatttcaatagATCTTAAGGATcgagagaaaaccactttcatttGTCCTTTTGGTACGTTCGCCTATCGAAGAATGCCTTTTGGGTTATGTAATACCCCTGGCACTTTTCAAAGATGTATGACAGCTATCTTTCACGACATGGTAAAAGATTTCATGGAAGTCTATATGGATGATTTCTCCATCTTTGGAACTTCATTTAACTCTTGTCTATCTAATCTTGATAAAATGCTTGCTCGTTGTGAAAAAAACAAACCTCGTTCTTAATTGGAAAAAATGTCAGTTTATGGTAAAAGAAGGCATTGTCCTTGACCATAAAATTTCTAATAAAGGAATTGAGGTTGATAAAGCAAAAATCAATGTTATTTCCAACCTTCCTGAACCCTCTAATGTAAAAGCAATTCGGAGTTTTTTAGGACATGCTAGATTTTATAGAcgttttattcaagatttctcaaaAATTGCCCGTCCATTAACTAAACTCCTAGagatgtgtgacgccccgtacaaaaccatcgtgtacggttcatcaacaacatgatcattacaaggtcaaacactatatgctgtttgaaaaccagttttgcattcataaaaagatagcgttttacaaaagatgacatgacacaaaggtcgttgcaaagtcattatttgaaaataaagtaagttacgaatgcaaaagaaaagttccattattgagatatctctaagtaatgcagcgaaaatctaacacggcaggtccataacagcaa
This genomic window from Rutidosis leptorrhynchoides isolate AG116_Rl617_1_P2 chromosome 2, CSIRO_AGI_Rlap_v1, whole genome shotgun sequence contains:
- the LOC139889594 gene encoding uncharacterized protein, with protein sequence MNDLKLSMEDHLRASRQIHGTAIIPPIIKTSFIIEKQILDLIKEECHFNGTIEEDAYQHLRNFTSMCTLFKYNQIEDEHIYLILFPWTLKGEAKDWFNQLAERKIAIWDQMVEKILKRFFPPSKMIRLQNEINQFKQEPQETLYDVWTRYEKLIKSCPQHRLNDVQRLIQFYKNITIATRKEIDTADGGAALSKTPEDLQQLISDLAIQSYDWYQLNTNPQESKTEVKNEMISLQKKDRGSGKRIQRIKGKTYDRGLYFVPLRLNINVFQLSQEETLSKGLADIMRGYIYNQTELNNIILYKISELYHNHQNLILNLEKDLGTLSKQLAVRETGTLPSNTLENPRGNLEVQAITTRSGKTTKDPVTLSQEEPLNEASTTKSNDETPLKTDVPFKIDKPLEPVPYPQQLRKAKQQKRIENFANMFNNINVNIPLIDLLRENPHYGKYLKTLLSNKGKDAENSSRFIIKECKAIFQKLDVPEKLGNAGSITVPCSFNDSRVYQALADTGASINLMPYSLYKRLGLGELTPTRMSICLADSSFNYPMGIAENIQTKTYSLGVGNDRITLNNNLELDLSCPMIKYIETCIEEEVSEFLSTDIAEFVCEIKEENLDDEFEKLMKDEFVK